From the Carassius auratus strain Wakin unplaced genomic scaffold, ASM336829v1 scaf_tig00008717, whole genome shotgun sequence genome, one window contains:
- the LOC113072248 gene encoding ninjurin-2-like — protein sequence MNHHFTKKSVSESMLDVALLMANVSQLKAVLEQGPDFKYYLTVILLIAMSLFFQVLVGALFVHMGESELNDVASQRKLDIINNEATVLVFLTAIINIFITAFGVQKTGLYPKQ from the exons ATGAATCATCATTTCACTAAGAAGAGTGTATCAGAGAGCATGCTGGATGTGGCACTGCTGATGGCTAACGTCTCTCAGCTGAAAGCTGTCCTGGAGCAGGGCCCCGACTTCAAGTACTACCTCACTGTCATCCTCCTCATCGCCATGTCACTCTTCTTCCAAGTGCTCGTGGGGGCTCTCTTTGTCCACATGGGTGAGAGTGAA CTGAATGACGTGGCCAGTCAGAGGAAGCTGGACATAATAAACAATGAGGCAACTGTGCTGGTGTTTCTTACCGCCATCATCAACATCTTCATCACTGCTTTTGGAGTGCAGAAGACAGGTCTCTATCCTAAGCAATAA